CTTAGGGATTTTCCCTTATACTCTCACCTGCAGAGCTCCGGAAATTGGCTTCAGTCCTTGTCAGTGACTGGATGGCTGTCATCCGCTCCCAGAGCAGTACCCAGCCTGCTGGTAAGCTCCTTAGTCTTTTATcccttgtatttatttctttcccaCTGGCCTTCGGTGGCTTTAGCCTGCTTCACCTCTTGACagtctttctctttaaataaaatccttttctgctttgttttttcacaacagagaaagataagaaaaaacgTAAAGAAGAGGGGAAGAGTCGAACCACCCCTCCCGAGCGACCCTTGACTGAGGTGAAGGCTGAGACCCGGGCTGAGGAGGCcccagagaagaagaaagagaagcccAAGTCTCTCCGAACCACAGCACCCAGTCACGCCAAGTTTCGTTCCACTGGTAGGGTGGTTGGCTGGTCTTGGGAGAGTCTGTGGGCAGATGTACACCTAGGGTCTTGTGGTGGAATAGTGGATTTATGACATGGGGAAGAGAGAAGATGGAAGACTAGTAGGTGAGGTTTGGGCTGGGTAAAGATTTAGTGTTGGAGTGGGGAGGAAGAGTTAGAGTGGTAATAAGTTCAACGCAATGGCATGTTTCTTCCCTCAGGGCTAGAGCTGGAGACCCCATCTTTGGTGCCTGTGAAAAAGAACGCCAGTGCAGTGGTGGTTTCTGACAAGTACAATCTTAAACCCATCCCCCTCAAGCGTCAGAGGTATGGCCCTTGTGTACTGGGTTCTGTGTGGGTTATGTCTGTGGAcatgagggaggaagagggggcaaGTTAGGGTGCATCAGAGATCATGTTGATGGCTCATCTTCCAACAGCACCACAGTTGCTCCAGGAGATGGTGCTCCCCCTGCAGAGAAGAAATACAAGCCACTGAACACCACACCAAATGCCACCAAAGAGATCAAAGTGAAGATCATCCCACCACAGCGTGAGTCTGAAGTAGAGGAACACACTTTGAATTGGGAGAGAACTCCATGGAAATGAGTTGGGGGGGTGGTACAAGATGGATTTCTTAGTTTTGTGTGCTTGTCTTAATTTTTGCACCTCTGGAGCTCCTCTTTCATAGGATTACTTAGAAGTAATCTTGGGTATGGGAATGGGGTGCTATTCGGTGACTGGTTCGGGGTGCTCCCAGTCTCGGGATAGTCGGTCCTGTCCATGAGGGTTGTTTTCCTAAGTCACCTGAGCTCTAATTAATACTGAAAGCCTCAAGTTgcttttatttagttattatttattactagttagttagttagtttagCCCCCCTGAtgcgtggggctcgatcccaggaccctgggatcgtgacctgagctgaaggcagacgctcaaccccatGAGCCCCGCCAGACACCCCAAGTTgcctgcctttatttttatttatttatttatttatttatttatttatttatttatttatttattttaaagatttatttattcattcagagagagcaagagagaggcagagacatgggcagagagagaagcaggccccatgcagggagcccgatgcgggactcgatcccgggtctccaggatcgcaccccaggctgcaggcggtgctaaaccgctgtgccacccgggctgcccagttgcctgcctttaaaagaaagaatagggcacctggctggctcagttggaggaacatgcaactctttatctccaggtcatgagttcaagcccccatgttggttatagaatttcttttttttattttaaagattttatttatttattcatgagagacaaagagaaagagaggcagagggagaaacaggctccacgcagggagcccgatgtaggactccatcccgggtctccaggatcacgccctgggccgaaggcagacgctcaaccactgagccacccaagcatcctgattatagaatttttaaaaacaggggcagccccagtggcccagcagtttagcatgccaccttcggcctagggtgtgatcctggagaccgggatcgagtcccacgtcagctccctgcatggggcctgcttctccgtctgcctctctctctgtatctctcatgaataaataaagtcttttttaaaaaaactgaaaaacaaaattaaaaaaaattttttttttcttgtatgaatCCAGCATATGCATCCTGGCCACCTTGAACTTAACTGTGTCCTAAGTTGGGGTAGGGTCTCCATTGGCCCATTTCCTGCTCAAACTTTGTAGGAATAGGATTGTGAAAGAGGTCTGATGGTTCCATTTTATGCTTTATCCTCTTGTAGCTATGGAGGGCCTGGGCTTCCTGGATGCACTCAATTCAGCCCCTGTTCCAGGCATCaaaattaagaagaagaagaaggtgttGTCACCCACAGCTGCCAAGGTATGAGCCCTGTGCCGTAGATGTCAATGACAGGATATCTAAAGTGAAAGGAAGGGCCCAGGAATGGTTGGGAGGACCACAGGATGTGGACTGGGGTGAGGGTTGGGGGGCTGGCAGTGGGAGACGCAAAGTCTTCCTTCATCTGAATCCGCAGGGGAGCCTGTCTAGGATGCTGGACTAACTGCCTTACCTTAACCTTGGCTTTCGTGTCAACTcattaacttctttttctttcacaataGCCAAGCCCGTTTGAAGGGAAAACGAGCACAGAACCGAGCACGGCCAAACCTTCTTCCCCAGAACCAGCACCAACTTGTGAGGCTATGGACACAGATCGCCCAGGAACCCCAGTTCCCCCTGTTGAAGTCCCAGAGCTCATGGATACAGGTAAGTCTAGAAATTGGTTCAGGTTTGGGGGGTTTCTAAAAGGAACGACCTGGATCTGATACCTCTCCTGCTTCCAGCCTCTTTAGAGCCAGGAGCGCTGGATGCAAAGCCCGTGGAGAGTCCCGGAGATCCCAGCCAGCTGACCCGGAAAGGCAGGAAGAGGAAGACGGTGACATGGCCTGAGGAGGGCAAACTGAgagaatatttctattttgaactGGATGAAACTGAACGAGGTGAGCCGTCAAGGTTCTTGTGTAGTAGATGGGTAtagagagtttatttttatttatttacttattttggggTCTAGAGAGTTTAAAAAGGACTTGTTTGgtgcttatattttctcttttctctccttgccACTAGTAAATGTGAATAAGATCAAGGACTTTGGTGAGGCAGCTAAGCGAGAGATACTGTCAGACCGACATGCATTTGAGACGGCCCGGCGTCTGAGCCATGACAACATGGAGGAGAAGGTGCCCTGGGTGTGCCCCCGGCCCCTGGTTCTGCCCTCACCTCTTGTCACCCCTGGAAGCAACAGCCAGGAGCGATACATCCAGGCTGAGCGGGAGAAAGGAATCCTTCAGGAGCTCTTCCTGAACAAGGAAAGGTGAGCAGAACCGGGTTCACACCCTGGGCATGAACCATGTCCACGTTAAGTGCTTGGACTCCTgagaggaacatgccctgggGTAATTCAGAAGGGGGTGGGGGCTAGGGAATGTGAGGgcttgaataaataatttaactatcttttttttttttcttgtcccatCACCTGTGGCATTCCTAATAGTCCTCATGAACCTGATCCTGAACCCTATGAACCTGTACCCCCAAAGCTCATCCCCCTAGATGAGGTGAGCATATGCTATGTGGTGGTGGAGTTGTGATTGATCTTAGTACGTCTTTCAGCATTTTTCAGTTTCAAATGGAATGTCTCTTCATTCTTTCAAAGCTAGTCCTGATTGTTCTGTTCTTGCAGGAATGTTCCATGGATGAGACCCCATATATTGAGACCCTGGAGCCTGGGGGAGCTGGTGGCTCACCTGATGGAGCAGGTGGCTCCAAGTTGCCTCCTGTCCTGGCCAATCTCATGGGAAGCATGGGTGCTGGGAAGagcccccagggtcctggaggaggaggcatcAATGTCCAAGAGATCCTCACCTCCATCATGGTATATGAGCCCGCCTTCCTCTTTTCCACTTTGTCTGGAATCTGCCTTTCTGTATACCCCAGTAGTTGTCTTCTCACTTACCTCTTCATCTAGCTCTCTTTTCTTTACTAGTTTTTACCCTTGCATTCTGTTGACTGGCTCTTTATTCACCTTGCCTCACAGGGTAGCCCAAATAGTCATCCCTCAGAGGAACTGCTAAAGCAACCAGACTATTCAGACAAGATCAAGCAGATGCTCGGTAATCACCAGGGCCAGGGAGGAAGCCTACTGTGGAGTTGGTGTGGGGGGAGCAGGGTGAGCAAAGGTATTGCTTCTGCTAGGAGGGAAGACTGGATGGAGCTTTGGTCTGACAAGTTGGtctgagagggccagaggggcATACCTAAGGAGGAAGTCATGCCACTCTTCTAGAATCCTCTTGCtgactatattttgttttttaattaacagTGCCACATGGATTATTAGGCCCTGGTCCAATAGCCAATGGTTTCCCACCAGGAGGTCCTGGGGGTCCCAAGGCCATGCAGCACTTCCCCCCTGGACCTGGAGGACCTATACCAGGTAGGTGGGAAATGAGAGGTTGGAATGGGTTTATCTGCTTAATTTTGGCTTAGTAATAGTGTAGGATTGACCAAAAGGTGGGAGGTAGGTTAGGCTGGGAGAGGCCATCCCTGAGTGTAACAAGTCGCTGATACGGTCTCCCTTTCTTTCCATAACAGGTCCTCATGGAGGCCCTGGTGGGTCAGTGGGTCCGCGTCTCTtgggtcccccaccccctccacgaGGGGGTGATCCCTTCTGGGATGGCCCAGGTGACCCCATGCGAGGTGGCCCAATGCGGGGTGGCCCAGGACCAGGTCCTGGACCATACCATAGAGGCCGTGGTGGCCGAGGAGGAAATgaaccacctcctcctcctcctcccttccggGGGGCCAGGGGAGGTCGCTCTGGAGGAGGACCTCCAAATGGACGAGGGGGCCCTGGTGGGGGCATGGTTGGAGGTGGTGGTCATCGTCCACATGAAGGCCCTGGTGGGGGCATGAACAGCAGCAGTGGACATCGTCCTCATGAAGGCCCTGGTGGTGGTATGGGTGGTGGGCATCGCCCCCACGAAGGCCCTGGCAGTAGcatgggtggaggtgggggacatCGTCCTCACGAAGGCCCTGGTGGTGGCAtgggcagtggcagtggccaTCGTCCTCATGAAGGCCCTGGCAGTGGCATGGGTGGAGGCAGTGGACATCGCCCCCATGAAGGTCCTGGTGGAGGAATGGGTGCTGGTGGTGGACATCGCCCCCATGAAGGTCCTGGACATGGGGGGCCCCATGGCCACCGGCCTCATGATGTCCCTAGTCACCGAGGCCATGACCATCGAGGGCCACCACCTCATGAGCACCGTGGCCATGATGGCCCTGGCCACGGAGGAGGGGGCCACCGAGGGCACGATGGAGGCCACAGCCACGGAGGAGGTGAGAATGGTTCCTGCTCATTGCATGGCTTTTGGTGTTCCATTTAAGTTTTGGGGTAGCATCATCACTCCCCCCGGGTGTGGTAGGACAGACACGTCCCCCTATTTTCAGCATGCCTGGCAGTTGCTATTCTTTGCCTTTCCCTCAAATCCGTAAGATTCCGTATCTCCCTGCACGCTAGTTTTCAGGGTGCTAtggacagggtgggggtggggaggcaaggGTGGCATTGACCTCTGAGCCGTGTTCTAACTGTTCTGCCATCGTTCCCACAGATATGTCCAACCGCCCTGTGTGCCGACATTTCATGATGAAGGGCAATTGCCGCTATGAGAACAACTGTGCCTTCTACCACCCGGGTGTCAATGGGCCCCCCCTGCCCTAGGGActgcctcctctgccccccctgccccacaccccaTGGACTGCAGCCTTGCTCCTTCGACCCTCTTATGGCTTCTGTGAGGCCCACTGTCCCGTCCCCTGCTGATGAGGAGCCGGCCCCTCAGTCCCCACCTGCTTGGGTTTCTGGGGGTTTTGTGATCACTGGTGCACATCGATGTACATATTTTCCTCCagtctggggaggagagagactgGATACATTCTGTACCCTGGATGGCTGAAGAGAAGACCCGGTTGGCTTCAGTTTTTGAGATTGGCCCTATAGCCCCAAACCCCTTTCCAGTATTGCCCTTTATGCCTGAGAACCTAAAGCTGGTTATCCTGGAGAACACCTCTACTCTCCTATTGTGGGTCCTCCACACGCACACAACTGATACGGAATCAGCTGCACTTATGAAATCCTCCCAGCCAAGTTCATTATTCTTCATGGGGTGGGGAGATGGTAAAAAGGGGTATTATATATCCCGCTGCACTGAGAGGGCTCAATCAGGCTGGATTTGAGTTCTGGAATACATCATCCCCACTTCTCCCTGGACACAGGCTTTTTACATTGAGTCCTTTCTCAAGTCAGACTTTGCAACCTGTGAACACCCAAGTCTGCACCATGGGTCTGCTAGTTCCAGTGATGGCCAATTCATGTCCTGCAGCCAGTGGAAGTTGCAGCTGGCATAGGTGAGACTGGTGGTGGTGGTCCACCCTCACCTGCAGCTCATTCTGGAAACTTTGTAAAACACTTCATTGAGACCAGCTTTTCATCAATTTGCCCGGCACGCTGGGCCTGACAAGTCACACTACATGCACTGCCTTCAGGAGTTGGCATACTCTTGCCCCCCACCTGGAACCTTGTCAGTGTGAGGCCTCTGGCTCCCTTGCCCTGTCAGCCACCTCTGAGTCCCACCAGGTGCCTTCCTGGGTGGGTGCCGCAAGCTGACGCACCCTTCCCCAGCCCTCTCCTTCCGAGGTTTTGGCATCAGTTGTTTTCTATGAAAACAGTGGATTGGTTGGCTTTTGTGCAGGGTCTTGTGTTAGAGCCATGATGGATTTGAGggatgagtattttttttcttttggttttgtatattttgtacaTTAATAATAAACAGTGGAAAGAGAAGCAGCTTATTTAACCCCTAGTGTGTTTGGGCTCTGTTTAAACAAGAACGGCCATTGTCCTCTATTTTAAGTACATTAGTACAAACCTCTATGGAATCTTTAGTCCTTTGAGGAGCTGAAGTTCTGTTGTGAGATAGCATGGGTATTAAGTGAAGTATTTTGAATATAAGGAACCACAGGTACAGAGTAAGTCCCTTGGGTCGACATCCTTTGAGCAGCATTGGGACCTAGGGGAGCAGCTTTTCAGATGGCTGGAGCTGCAGGTGGTGTTAGCGGACACTGACTTCACCTAGTTGAACCTACCATCCCTGTGGGGTCGCTTAGGAAAGGAATTCCagtgagtgggaggaaggggtaAAATGAAGCAGTTTCTGGGGGAAGGAAAAACCAGTGGCTCCTTTTCTCAGTGGAGAAAGAACAGTACAGGCTGAGGCTGCTATTCCCTCAAAAAGTGGCTCTGCAGGGCAGGCATTACTAGGCCGACTTGCCTGACATTGGCTCCTTAAGGACAGCTATCCAGGGCTTCCATCATGGGGTGAGGTCTTGGGGAGGCAGGTTTTGGAGATCAGAATGTAGAAGGATAGGATTAACTCCAAATAGGAATTTCTGCTATTACTGAAATTAGGAATTAGAGTGCATTTTGGGGAGGAAGGTGGGCTATGGGAGCAGGAGTTCAGGAAGAATGGTCTTCAGGGGTACCTGGCGGGCTTGGGAGAGCATGAGACTCCATCTGGGGGTTATGAGgtggagcccaatgttgggcctagaaataacttaaaacataaaaaaacaaacaaaaaaacaccagtTTTCAAACTCTTAACAttcatcagaatcatctgaggGGCTTTTTAGAAGGCATGAGGAATGAGTCCAGCACATATTCTGGTCAGTAGTTCTGGGAGAGATCCTGAGTTTgcttctagcaagttcccaggtgctGATGCCCATTGGAAAGCACTGAAAACTGCCGTACAACCGAGTTTCTTGGCTGCTGTTTCAAGAATTGGCCACAGGAGGGCAACAACCTACATTTCACGGGCCTCATTTACATGAACAAGGCCAatggggttatttttattttgcctttgccCACAGAGGCTGCACTCCCTGCTTAGCCACTGTTAAGTGGCTCTGTGCACTTAGGATCTGAGAGCACCCAAACTAAGAGGCCACAGAACCTTGAAAGGGCTCaaagttttttctattttaaaaatgagttcacCCATCATCTTTCCTTCAAATTCTCCACGAAAATCCAAAGTAacctgttgagatttttttttggtggaggctGATCATCCTCTCCATTTCAGGCACTGACCCACTCCATCCATACCTTCACCAAGTCCCTACAGGCACCTCTCCATTTCAGCCGGTctgttctttctcattcatttcccTCACCCCCAAATAGCCTTCCCGCTGTAGCCTCTCTGCCAATCCCTCCCCAGGCACACCGGCTCCATCTCTAATTCTGGCTCATCAGGAGTGTTCTAGTTCTCCCATTCCTACTCCCGAGCAGCAAACCTAATGTTGCAAAAACGCAAAATCCTACCATCTTGGCTCCGTACGAATCACTAGCAGCAACTCTACTGCTGCTTGCCAAGTGCTAACTCCTGTCTAGCACCAGAACTCCTGAGCGAGCCCCATCCAATGGGGACACCATTTCGCCTTCAACTAAATCTGAGTCTACctaatttttctttcccaaagaaGGGTGGCTCTTTCCAAGGCAGTATCCAACCCTTCTCTCGGTATCTTCCTGTGTCCTCCACCCAGAAACCAGAATtttgtaaaaatgagaaaacctCAATTCTTACCACTGTGTAGAGATCAGTGGCCGCCTATTTCTCCCCAAACTGTACCTTAACTCCCCATCAAGGCTTACAGGCTCAGAGTGTCCTGGCCTCTGCTTCCGCCCTTCCCAGCTTCAGGGTCTCTGCACACGGTGGTTTCTTCCCTAGGGGGGCTCTTCTTCCCCACTCATCTAGTCCCTTCACCATCTTCAGGCTCTGGCTTTAAGATTACTTCCTGAGAAGTCAACTTGACCCACATGATTTAAAGATGAGCCCTCTACTTTCCTGGCACCATGCTTCCTTTGACGTGCTCCAAAGGGACTAGAGTTCCTATCGTTGCCCTAACAGGCTTCCAGGTGATGCTCACGCTGCTGGCCTAGACACTTTGTAAACCACTACCCGAGAACAGCCAGTTCAAGTGTTCAGTTGCATTTAGCATAGTCACACAAAGGCAACTTTGGCCTCCTCGAGTGCTGTATGGCCACAAGGCTCTCTCCTGGATTTCACTTCTCCAATTGTACTGACACTATTCCCAAAAACCCCTTGTGTATTCCTAAAACACAGTGCTATCCCGGTTCCAGGCTCCTCCAGAACTTGTGCTTTGGTCACCTTGTCCACATTTTACACGAGGGAAGATGTTCAGGATACTGAAGTCAGATAAACGAGGAcgattacaaaaacaaaaacaaaacaagggccAATGTGAGCAACAAATGTCTCTGTTGAAGGCGGAGGACTGTGGGCGGGTCTTGGTCCTCGGAGTCTTCATTAGGAAGCTGTGCAGAAGAATCTGCTTTTCAAAAACACTTCTACGGCACTTACTATGTACAACAGTACACAATTTATAGATAACAAAAGTtgtttatgaatatttaattGTTAACGGAATCCATTTTCCAGGCTTTGAGTTATCCATATATACTGTATCACGTAAACTGTGTGGCAGCCcaaatggctcagcggtttagcgccaccttcagcccaggatgtgactgatcctggagtcccgggatccagtcccacgacaggctccctgcacggagcctgcttctccctctgcctgtgtctctgcctctttctctctgtctctctcatgaataaataaataaaatcttaaactgtgtttaaaagatttgagagacacggggagggagagagcgTGCTTGTGCACGCGTGAGCAGgatgggtggaggaaggaagggagggagggagggagggagggaggagggaatcctaagcagactctgctgagggcagagccagacATGGCGCTCAACCTCCCAACCCCTAAGATCATGAagggagccaaaatcaagagccaaagGCTCAAATGataagccatccaggcacaccTTCTTTGTGCTTTCTGGATTCAATTGCGTTTATGCTGCTTTTTTTGGGGTGAGAAGGAGCAACCTTTTGCTCATATTTAAGTGATTAATAATTCCTTTAACTATGTATATTGAATGAAAAAGTACAATTTGTGTCAGAAGCGGTTTTGGAGCATCTGAAGTACTTGTGAAATTAGTGATCAAAACCTTAAATTGTAAAATTTTGGTGTTCCTTTTATAAATAACATTCCTACATATTTTACGAATCCTCTAGACTAGTGAACtgaaaattttaagtgtaaagtGTAACTTTAATTACACTTTAATTTACAATTAAACTTTaatttaactgaaattttaaGTGTAAGTGTAACATGtaacaaaagcagaaatttaaAGCACTTCACAAAATAATTGCACATCTAATCCCTTAATAATAACCCTACAAGGTAGGtattttttatcatcttcattttacagaagaggaaaaggtaCCAACACCATGCCATTAGTAAGTAGACCTGAAGCCTGGTCCCCATTGCTCTGTGACAAGAGTTACTTCATACAACTGTGGAAATTACTTCACATGGAACATCTTACTCAGATGCTTGGTTCAAGATCCTGATTATTTCCCCCTCAAATTCCGttaagagggacgcctgggtggttcagtggctgaaagtctgacttcggcccagggtgtgatcctgaaaaccggggattgagccccacatggggctccctgcatggagcctgcttctccctctgcctatcttttggtgtctcatgaataaataaataaaatcttaaaaaaaaaaaaaaattccgttAAGAGGGATGGTTCCTAATTTGAGATGTTCCCTAACACACCAAACCTGCACTTCCAGTAGAAAATCTGTACTTCAAGcccattatttttatagtttcccaTAAATAGATGTCCACACTCAGTGTCTTAACCAAAATAGTGCCTTGTATTCTCTCTAGAACTGGATACATCAGATCATTCTCCTCTAGAATTCTCTCCAACTCCTACACCTCTTTTGACCTTTCCCTCTCATCCCTCCCATACCCTAGTTCAGCATTTAGTTACCTCACCTGCAAGAAGTTATGGGGTCCACTCCATATGCTTCCACAGCCCCATCATCAGCTCAAGTCACCACTGGTTTCTTTCCCAATCTACCTCTGCAATCTATCTCTAGGAATGGCCACACCAGCTATGCTCTCTCATTAACTCCCAAACAGTCTGTTCTTTCCAAGACTTTGATCTGCTCTTTTCCTAGATTCCAAAAATGGCTTCCTGTTCTCTCACTattcaaatttttccttttcaaaaggcCCCTGAAGTGATCCTGTCAAATAATCAAGTTCTGGATAATCTTTCCCTTCTATGAGCAAATTGCAACTTATAGAATCTAGAGTACCACAAATTGGCAATTAACCAAATCACCCTTAGGCTGATGTCTCATTTTCTAAGTCTTGTGTAGCTAGACTATTGATGAGGTAgactttgtcttttccttttttataccCCAGTGTTGTTTGTACAGGACGGTTGATTTAGGAATTTCTGAGAGGATCAGTACTGCGATCCCTGACCACAGGGCAGAGCTTGGACAATGAGAAGCCCAGGAGTCCCAGATGAAAGGAATGAACCCCTTTCCCTTCCTGTCTgaagggctggaggaagggagggagactCCTTAAACAAACACCATCTAAAATGCATTAAGACTACAAGGTGGAGCCATCTGTATTAGTGGGGAAGAGTGGATACTGAATGCTGCTAGCAAACGGAACAGAGCAAATCAACACTGAGAACAGTCCCAACTCCCACAAATCTCCAAACAGTGATAGGGCAGCAACAActcctttcctttatttcctccCCTTGTAAAGGGAGATTCAAGCTGAGTGTCCATTCTTTCCTGTCCCCAAGTCCCCAGCTAGACAAGTGACTGCAGGCACCAAACCCTGGGCTGGGTGATAGCACAGGCCTCAGAACGTGCCTCTAGCACTGAGATGCAGCAGTTATTTGTATGAGCAAGTCAACATTAAGTCCACCAGAAAAGAGGAGCACCACTCAAAGACCAGGGGGCCAGCTGGGCCTGAAGCTTTCAGGTGGACCAGAGGCAGGGTTCTTAGTGATAAGAGAGTCTCGAAATAACTGGCTACTTAAGCTTGGCTGGTTGGAGCCCACAACAATGAAGGTCACCTCTGTGTATATGGCAGGATGTCAAGGATAAGGCCAGCTCAGTTACCTGAAGAAAATTGAAACACACagtctttcagagagaaagaaccaATCAAAGTGGTACCCTGGTCACGTCAAGACCATGCTCTGCCTTCCTGTGCCTGAATAGCTGCTGGGTCAGCTGCAGGCCAGAGGAAGGCTTCcaagaggagaaagggagacaaaaggGGGCTTCTAGGCCACACAAGCTTGTTTTTCAGGAGACTTCCAGGAAGGAAAACTCACTCTCGGGGTCTGTTGACCATGACTTCACCAAGGGCCTCCAACACCTCTCGTTTGTAGTCCTCGAAGTCACCATCGATCTGGCTAACACTCTGCTCCTCCACCACCCACAGCTGGCAGTTGGTTTCTGTGATGAGTCGGGCATCGTGGCTGACGACAATCACAGCTTTGAAAAAAGATGAGAGAATGGAGGGCAGGCAGGAAAAAGGTAGAGGGCAATCAGAGCCTGAAAGAAGGGAGCCCTGGCCAAGGGACACAACAGTCTGGTCCCCAAGGAAAAGAGGAGTCTGCATCCTGAGCCAACTTACCGCCCTTGTATTCATTGATGGCTTCCCCAAGAGCATCAATAGACTCGATGTCCAAGTTATTGGTGGGTTCATCCTATGGAGGAGACATTCCATGACCAAGCGTTACAATTCCTTCCAATACTGTCACCTTTAGCCCCTCTTGCGGTCCAGCTCACTCACCAAGATGaggacatcaggctccctacaagccAGCTCAGCAAACACAACCCGGGCTTTTTGCCCACCTGTAGCAAAGGAAGAGGAGGGCCATCACACTTGACTGCCTTAGATTTCTGAAGGTAAACTGAACATGTGTGCGCAGAGTTTCCCCAAGTCCTAGCTCTTCTTCTCTTCTGACTCTAGGTACAGTCTGGAGATGAAAATTAAGGAGAAGGACATCTTCCCTAGCCCCCTACAGTGGTACCAGAGAGT
Above is a genomic segment from Canis lupus baileyi chromosome 7, mCanLup2.hap1, whole genome shotgun sequence containing:
- the PPP1R10 gene encoding serine/threonine-protein phosphatase 1 regulatory subunit 10; the encoded protein is MGSGPIDPKELLKGLDSFLNRDGEVKSVDGISKIFSLMKEARKMVSRCTYLNILLQTQSPEILVKFIDVGGYKLLNNWLTYSKTTNNIPLLQQILLTLQHLPLTVDHLKQNNTAKLVKQLSKSSEDEELRKLASVLVSDWMAVIRSQSSTQPAEKDKKKRKEEGKSRTTPPERPLTEVKAETRAEEAPEKKKEKPKSLRTTAPSHAKFRSTGLELETPSLVPVKKNASAVVVSDKYNLKPIPLKRQSTTVAPGDGAPPAEKKYKPLNTTPNATKEIKVKIIPPQPMEGLGFLDALNSAPVPGIKIKKKKKVLSPTAAKPSPFEGKTSTEPSTAKPSSPEPAPTCEAMDTDRPGTPVPPVEVPELMDTASLEPGALDAKPVESPGDPSQLTRKGRKRKTVTWPEEGKLREYFYFELDETERVNVNKIKDFGEAAKREILSDRHAFETARRLSHDNMEEKVPWVCPRPLVLPSPLVTPGSNSQERYIQAEREKGILQELFLNKESPHEPDPEPYEPVPPKLIPLDEECSMDETPYIETLEPGGAGGSPDGAGGSKLPPVLANLMGSMGAGKSPQGPGGGGINVQEILTSIMGSPNSHPSEELLKQPDYSDKIKQMLVPHGLLGPGPIANGFPPGGPGGPKAMQHFPPGPGGPIPGPHGGPGGSVGPRLLGPPPPPRGGDPFWDGPGDPMRGGPMRGGPGPGPGPYHRGRGGRGGNEPPPPPPPFRGARGGRSGGGPPNGRGGPGGGMVGGGGHRPHEGPGGGMNSSSGHRPHEGPGGGMGGGHRPHEGPGSSMGGGGGHRPHEGPGGGMGSGSGHRPHEGPGSGMGGGSGHRPHEGPGGGMGAGGGHRPHEGPGHGGPHGHRPHDVPSHRGHDHRGPPPHEHRGHDGPGHGGGGHRGHDGGHSHGGDMSNRPVCRHFMMKGNCRYENNCAFYHPGVNGPPLP